In one window of Roseofilum capinflatum BLCC-M114 DNA:
- a CDS encoding ATP-binding protein: MRIEQISDRPIPADRQATIDELIEAISIIGSLLDLHIARNTEEEVTDISDSLQEITFIRRTLEKPGTLNTLARTFGLSPFEISILLCCVGQAINPDFPDVLAIAHNKPDCNYPTFQLCLDCFPQPHWDAFTETRPLRKWQLIHTAASPEITRACLQIDEAILHYLMGEAYHDPILAAVLTPLPPLSTSVLQPSYETIIHQAVSVFKGVSRTQPILQLCGPLRESQAEIATQISHFLHLPLYRLPSDAIPKNRQDLQRFVMRWQRWYALAPSLLLVDVNESITAESQLSLLFPFLQSLHVPVIIATDERLPLSHAVTFDVEGLQYGEQLELWQKAWQDYPEDVDRYLPSLAAQFRLSAVMIETASAAVRSQLDLPPKAISERLWQFCRLQARPELEGLAQRIDVRTTWADFVLPEREKRILEQILIHVRRQATVYQNWGFAAKNQRGLGLTALFAGTSGTGKTTAAEVLAHELKLDLFRIDLSAVMSKYIGETEKNLRRIFDAAEKGGGILLFDEADALFGSRTEVKDSHDRHANIEVSYLLQRMEAYQGLAILTTNFRDNLDRAFMRRLRFIVNFPYPKAPERSQIWQRVFPRQTPTEGLDFKRLGQLDVTGGNIKSIALNAAFLAADAQEPVKMSHILEATQMEYLKTGRSLTRTETQGWDLS; encoded by the coding sequence ATGAGAATTGAACAGATAAGCGATCGCCCCATTCCAGCCGATCGCCAAGCTACCATAGATGAATTAATTGAAGCAATTAGCATCATTGGCTCCTTGCTGGATCTCCACATTGCTCGCAACACAGAGGAAGAGGTAACTGATATATCCGACAGCCTCCAGGAGATTACCTTCATTCGCCGTACTCTGGAAAAACCAGGCACGCTCAATACCTTAGCGCGAACCTTTGGGCTATCCCCATTTGAAATCAGTATTTTACTCTGTTGTGTAGGACAAGCCATTAATCCAGACTTTCCGGATGTATTGGCGATCGCCCACAATAAACCTGACTGCAATTATCCCACATTTCAACTCTGCCTAGACTGTTTTCCCCAACCCCATTGGGATGCCTTCACCGAAACCCGTCCCCTGCGAAAATGGCAACTGATTCATACTGCTGCTAGTCCAGAAATTACCCGCGCCTGTTTACAAATTGATGAAGCGATTTTGCACTATTTGATGGGAGAAGCTTATCACGATCCCATTCTGGCCGCAGTCCTTACTCCTCTTCCCCCCTTAAGCACAAGTGTCCTGCAACCCTCCTATGAGACAATTATCCATCAAGCCGTGTCCGTATTTAAGGGAGTGTCCAGGACTCAACCGATTCTGCAACTGTGCGGCCCACTGAGGGAATCTCAAGCAGAAATCGCTACCCAAATTAGCCATTTTTTACACTTGCCCCTCTATCGTCTGCCCAGTGATGCCATTCCCAAAAATCGCCAGGATCTGCAACGGTTTGTCATGCGGTGGCAGCGCTGGTATGCTCTGGCTCCGAGCTTGTTGTTGGTGGATGTGAATGAATCAATAACAGCAGAAAGTCAACTCTCTTTACTGTTCCCCTTTTTACAGTCTCTTCACGTCCCGGTCATCATTGCTACCGATGAACGGTTGCCCCTCTCCCATGCGGTTACGTTTGATGTGGAAGGGTTGCAATATGGGGAACAATTGGAACTGTGGCAAAAGGCATGGCAGGATTATCCGGAAGATGTGGATCGATATTTGCCTTCCTTAGCGGCTCAATTTCGCTTATCCGCAGTGATGATTGAAACCGCAAGCGCAGCCGTGCGATCGCAGCTCGATTTACCCCCTAAAGCAATCAGTGAAAGACTTTGGCAGTTTTGCCGCTTACAAGCCAGACCAGAATTAGAAGGGTTAGCCCAACGCATTGACGTGAGAACCACCTGGGCAGATTTTGTCCTTCCAGAGCGAGAAAAACGGATTTTGGAGCAAATTCTCATTCATGTCCGCCGACAGGCAACGGTGTATCAAAATTGGGGGTTTGCGGCGAAAAATCAGCGCGGGTTAGGGTTAACTGCCCTGTTTGCCGGAACCAGTGGCACGGGGAAAACCACGGCGGCGGAAGTGTTAGCCCATGAACTAAAATTAGATTTATTTCGCATCGATTTAAGTGCAGTAATGAGCAAGTATATCGGTGAAACGGAGAAGAATTTACGCCGTATTTTTGATGCTGCGGAAAAAGGGGGCGGAATTTTATTGTTTGATGAAGCGGATGCTCTGTTTGGTTCGCGCACAGAAGTCAAAGATAGCCACGATCGCCACGCTAATATTGAAGTGAGTTATCTATTACAGAGAATGGAAGCCTATCAAGGATTAGCCATTTTAACCACCAACTTTAGGGATAATTTGGATCGAGCCTTCATGCGTCGTCTGCGTTTTATCGTCAATTTCCCCTATCCCAAAGCCCCAGAACGCAGTCAAATTTGGCAGCGCGTTTTTCCGCGACAAACTCCGACGGAGGGCTTGGACTTTAAGCGGTTGGGGCAATTGGACGTGACGGGAGGTAATATTAAATCCATTGCCCTGAATGCGGCGTTTTTGGCGGCTGATGCTCAGGAACCGGTGAAAATGAGCCATATTCTGGAAGCAACCCAGATGGAATATTTGAAAACTGGGCGATCGCTCACTCGCACGGAAACCCAAGGTTGGGATCTCTCATGA
- a CDS encoding SirB1 family protein, translating to MDFPRARQQFYQEIQQPEASLSLAKAALYIAAEAYPELDPGEYLQQLDRMAEEIQSQLPTQRYPLRVIQTINDYLYGQLGFRGNTENYYDPRNSFLNEVLNRRTGIPITLALIYLEVAQRLDFPMVGIGMPGHFLIRPDFEEAGIFVDAFHQGEVLFPEDCAERLSQIYGQPVDLRPEFLAPVSPRQLLARMLTNLKIIYLQNHQIEQALAAIERILLLFPQAPMELRDRGLISYELGNWSLATQDLEDYLRYLPQAQDGSMIRQILAKMEVDRG from the coding sequence ATGGACTTTCCCAGAGCCAGGCAACAGTTTTATCAAGAAATACAGCAACCCGAAGCCTCCCTTTCCCTAGCCAAGGCAGCCCTATACATTGCGGCTGAAGCCTATCCTGAACTCGATCCGGGTGAATACCTGCAACAGCTCGATCGCATGGCGGAGGAGATCCAAAGCCAGCTCCCAACTCAGCGTTATCCCCTGCGCGTCATCCAAACCATCAACGATTATCTGTATGGGCAGTTGGGCTTTCGGGGCAATACAGAAAACTATTACGATCCGCGCAATAGCTTCTTAAATGAAGTCCTCAACCGACGCACCGGCATCCCCATCACCCTTGCCTTAATCTATTTAGAAGTTGCCCAACGGCTAGACTTTCCCATGGTAGGCATCGGAATGCCGGGACATTTCTTGATTCGTCCTGATTTTGAAGAGGCGGGAATTTTTGTTGATGCGTTTCATCAAGGAGAAGTGCTATTTCCTGAAGATTGTGCCGAACGATTATCCCAGATTTATGGACAACCGGTTGATTTGCGGCCAGAATTTCTAGCTCCCGTTAGTCCTCGCCAGTTGTTAGCCCGAATGCTGACTAATTTGAAAATAATTTATTTGCAAAATCATCAAATTGAGCAAGCCTTAGCTGCCATTGAACGCATTTTACTGTTATTTCCCCAAGCTCCGATGGAATTGCGCGATCGCGGTTTAATTTCCTATGAATTGGGCAATTGGAGTTTAGCCACCCAAGATTTAGAGGACTATTTACGCTATCTGCCCCAAGCCCAAGATGGATCGATGATTCGGCAAATTTTAGCCAAAATGGAAGTAGATCGGGGTTGA